In Onychostoma macrolepis isolate SWU-2019 chromosome 14, ASM1243209v1, whole genome shotgun sequence, a single window of DNA contains:
- the LOC131553847 gene encoding synaptopodin 2-like protein: MECKHEPARRGDSWGGPTTITSSTLNKTGANTSLERHSTNILEKDDNCGVKAKPGLTSCQMERKTNLSRSASLSEKELKEARTKSQIIAAQLQANSNSKGVQLFNRRRQRVNAFTFVSVGGGGVEASKNVIDSSFQSPRTWDKRHSTEDQDKELNHRNLKTGLTWSAGRIHSTGSDMEDASEVTREDVAEESSQDRHFLPVSEKVEELSEDLTEHVKDEVTLRSDSNPAVMDRTGEDEAEASGAHNKETPNGYSVQSNGKADKMVTKQPTIKNRTACPFFSPTTVGSSEATSPVMDIPPAHDSKTHFEPSNYPMHPRPVFSPPPPPPSYPTPPLPSYSSPPPPNTSHAPSPQPSPYYIRSYAPRPTFVPDLLSEKRSVSPIKTGILDEGRARRATRKSMFTFQEKPKVAPNPELLSLVQCADEKKKKPQPDAGQEEELLALGAEASNFLAKEEDVHEEAGMPEWASSLKSSRTRARTEHKPEQALTDASGKGAELFAKRQSRMERYVHDSKDPRSPSPTMSLPPSWVYPSNMPGRVKAIVNSSNISAQISKTLQTQQAIQKNTVSTKAPAPAPAPPPEIPLENGCTKIEMELSKHQPYQLNSSLFIFNPTKDPYSTLPRAAPAPKHVVTAHSYSRQSSLPTSPLPSPYSPSAAYRSAHCFSPPMTPLSPITAGSVSSPVSSLAPERVASPRSGIQAPRPTFSTKKAGISPQIKEETPAPINSPGSTTPTSRTPNLTRRFTSPEVLSSAVWSPSSPLVTSPSSSPIYKPTPISPSHRPIHKTVTTCPSPSPIHKPIATTASPGTIFKPTATSPVSPPWETRCQSPAVSQDTKANHRILAKNIINAAKRKNSPSPGALGGHSLPMSPVSGGIVPYEHNPASPFQPRMRGAQSPIFTSPSPTRMIHSPVRLYNTRSLTDSDASVESEDSGLRSPGVRSYNTCPRGWAGGLQVKRGGMSEDL; this comes from the exons ATGGAGTGCAAACATGAGCCTGCTAGAAGAGGGGACAGCTGGGGTGGGCCTACCACTATAACATCTTCCACCCTCAACAAGACTGGAGCAAACACGTCCCTGGAGAGGCACAGTACTAACATTTTGGAGAAAGATGACAACTGCGGGGTCAAAGCAAAGCCAGGCTTGACGTCTTGCCAGATGGAGCGgaaaacaa ACCTCAGCAGAAGTGCCAGTTTGTCGGAGAAGGAGCTGAAGGAGGCACGGACCAAGAGTCAAATCATTGCTGCTCAGCTCCAGGCCAATTCCAACTCTAAAGGCGTCCAACTTTTCAACCGGCGCAGACAGAGGGTGAACGCTTTCACATTTGTAAGCGTTGGAGGAGGGGGAGTGGAGGCATCTAAGAATGTAATTGATTCATCTTTTCAAAGTCCACGGACATGGGACAAACGGCACTCTACTGAGGACCAGGACAAAGAGTTGAATCACAGGAACCTCAAGACAGGTCTCACGTGGTCGGCCGGCAGAATCCACAGTACTGGGAGTGACATGGAAGATGCCAGTGAGGTTACACGGGAGGATGTAGCAGAAGAAAGCAGCCAAGATAGACACTTTCTCCCAGTCAGTGAGAAGGTTGAGGAGCTTTCAGAAGACCTCACAGAGCATGTGAAGGATGAGGTTACTCTTAGAAGTGACAGTAACCCTGCTGTTATGGACAGAACTGGTGAAGATGAAGCTGAAGCCAGTGGAGCACACAATAAAGAAACCCCAAATGGATACAGTGTGCAATCCAATGGAAAAGCAGATAAGATGGTGACTAAACAGCCCACCATCAAAAACAGAACAGCTTGCCCATTTTTCTCCCCAACAACAGTAGGATCCTCTGAAGCTACGAGTCCAGTCATGGACATCCCTCCAGCCCATGACTCTAAAACACACTTTGAACCTTCAAATTACCCAATGCACCCAAGACCTGTTTTCTCTCCACCACCGCCTCCACCTTCATATCCGACTCCTCCTCTCCCCAGCTATTCCAGCCCTCCTCCACCTAACACAAGCCATGCTCCCTCACCTCAGCCTTCTCCTTACTACATCCGCTCATATGCCCCCAGGCCTACATTTGTCCCTGACCTCTTGAGTGAGAAGAGATCTGTATCTCCCATCAAAACAGGCATCCTCGACGAGGGCCGGGCTCGCCGAGCAACCCGCAAGTCGATGTTCACGTTTCAGGAGAAACCAAAAGTGGCTCCGAATCCCGAACTCCTGTCCTTGGTGCAGTGTGCAgatgaaaagaagaaaaaacccCAGCCAGACGCAGGGCAGGAGGAGGAGCTGCTGGCTCTCGGGGCCGAAGCCTCAAACTTCCTGGCCAAGGAAGAGGACGTTCACGAGGAAGCTGGGATGCCAGAGTGGGCCTCGAGTTTGAAAAGCTCCAGAACGCGTGCCAGGACAGAGCACAAGCCTGAGCAGGCCCTGACCGATGCTTCAGGAAAAGGAGCTGAACTGTTTGCCAAACGTCAGTCGAGGATGGAAAGGTACGTCCATGACAGCAAGGACCCGAGATCACCCTCTCCTACCATGTCCTTGCCTCCTTCGTGGGTATATCCATCCAACATGCCCGGTCGAGTGAAGGCCATAGTAAACTCCTCCAATATAAGTGCACAAATTTCAAAGACACTTCAAACTCAGCAGGCCATTCAGAAAAACACTGTCTCTACCAAAGCGCCAGCACCTGCTCCAGCTCCACCTCCAGAAATACCCTTGGAGAACGGCTGCACAAAAATCGAGATGGAGCTATCCAAACATCAGCCATACCAGCTCAACTCATCCCTCTTCATCTTCAACCCAACAAAAGATCCCTACAGCACTCTTCCCAGAGCCGCCCCAGCTCCTAAACATGTCGTGACAGCTCACTCCTACTCCAGACAATCATCCCTTCCAACAAGCCCACTGCCATCGCCGTACAGCCCATCTGCCGCCTATCGGTCAGCCCATTGCTTTTCGCCTCCTATGACGCCTCTCAGTCCCATCACAGCAGGCAGTGTCAGTTCCCCAGTGTCGTCTTTAGCTCCAGAACGTGTGGCTTCACCTCGCTCTGGCATCCAAGCACCACGTCCCACGTTCTCCACCAAAAAAGCTGGTATCAGCCCACAG ATTAAGGAGGAGACACCGGCACCAATCAATAGCCCCGGCTCCACCACCCCAACCTCCAGGACACCCAACCTCACTAGACGCTTCACCAGCCCTGAGGTGCTTTCCAGCGCTGTCTGGTCCCCCAGCAGCCCTCTAGTGACCTCTCCATCATCCAGCCCAATCTACAAGCCCACACCAATCTCCCCCTCGCACCGACCCATCCATAAGACCGTCACAACATGCCCTTCCCCAAGCCCTATCCACAAGCCCATTGCAACCACAGCATCTCCAGGTACCATCTTCAAGCCGACCGCCACCTCTCCTGTGTCTCCACCCTGGGAAACCAGGTGCCAGTCTCCAGCCGTCAGCCAGGACACCAAAGCCAACCACCGCATTTTGGCCAAAAACATCATCAATGCCGCCAAGCGGAAAAACAGTCCGTCTCCCGGGGCGCTGGGTGGCCACAGTCTGCCCATGTCCCCGGTGAGCGGAGGGATCGTGCCTTATGAACACAATCCTGCCAGTCCATTTCAGCCACGAATGCGGGGGGCTCAGTCGCCCATCTTTACCAGTCCCTCTCCCACCCGCATGATCCACTCTCCGGTGCGTTTGTACAACACCCGCTCGCTGACCGACTCGGATGCCTCGGTGGAGTCTGAGGATTCGGGTCTGCGCTCTCCTGGAGTGCGCAGCTACAACACCTGCCCCCGTGGCTGGGCCGGCGGTCTGCAGGTGAAGAGGGGAGGCATGTCTGAAGATCTGTAG